In Pangasianodon hypophthalmus isolate fPanHyp1 chromosome 29, fPanHyp1.pri, whole genome shotgun sequence, one genomic interval encodes:
- the gtf2h4 gene encoding general transcription factor IIH subunit 4 encodes MKLRVQLQCKNLHEYLKELSPDILDRLYNHPATCLAVYRELPSLAKNYVMRMLFLEHALPQAAVALWVKKDSQKDHDQCVSVLTGLRLWHSQQLQGGLQGIVLNPVFKDNLRIAVLGGGKPWADEGSSLGPDRHARDVESLDRYAMERWEVILHFMVGSPSAAVSQDLAQLLIQAGLMKSEAGEAPCITSAGFQFLLLDTASQLWYFTLQYLKTVQSRGMDLVEILSFLFQLSFSTLGRDYSVEGMSESLLTFLQHLREFGLVFQRKRKSRRYYPTRLAITLAAGVTANPSSSSSSAALTASPGTGDSGFIVVETNYRVYAYTNSELQIALVALFSEMLYRFPNVVVAQITRESVQQAIANGITAQQIIHFMRTRAHPVMLKQTPVLPPTITDQIRLWELERDRLQFTEGVLYNQFLSQADFEVLRDRAQGLGVLVWQNPQHRVMVVTPHGHSEVKRFWKRQKSHT; translated from the exons ATGAAGCTCCGAGTACAACTGCAGTGCAAGAACCTTCATGAATACCTGAAGGAACTGAGTCCAGACATCCTCGACAGACTGTACAACCATCCAGCCACGTGTCTCGCCGTTTACAG AGAGCTCCCATCTCTGGCAAAGAATTATGTGATGCGAATGCTGTTCCTGGAGCACGCTCTCCCGCAGGCAGCCGTGGCATTGTGGGTCAAAAAAGACAGCCAAAA GGATCATGACCAGTGTGTGTCCGTGCTGACTGGACTGAGACTGTGGCACAGCCAGCAGCTGCAGGGAGGCCTTCAGGGCATCGTGCTCAACCCTGTGTTTAAGGATAACCTGAGGATTGCAGTGCTCGGAGG TGGTAAGCCATGGGCAGACGAGGGCAGCAGTCTCGGCCCTGATCGGCACGCGCGGGACGTAGAGAGCCTGGACCGCTATGCCATGGAGCGCTGGGAGGTCATCCTGCACTTCATGGTGGGCTCCCCGAGCGCCGCGGTCAGCCAGGACCTCGCTCAGCTCCTCATCCAGGCCGGCCTCATGAAGAG TGAGGCTGGTGAAGCGCCGTGCATCACTTCAGCTGGGTTTCAGTTTCTGCTACTCGACACCGCCTCTCAGCTGTGGTACTTCACCCTGCAGTACCTCAAAACAGTGCAG TCTAGAGGGATGGACCTCGTGGAGATTCTTTCCTTCCTGTTCCAGCTGAGTTTCTCCACCCTCGGCAGG GACTATTCTGTTGAGGGCATGAGTGAGTCTCTACTGACGTTTCTGCAGCACTTACGAGAGTTCGGCCTGGTTTTCCAGAGAAAG AGGAAGTCGAGGAGGTACTACCCCACTAGACTGGCCATAACTCTGGCTGCAGGAGTCACTGCCAAcccttcatcctcctcctcttctgctGCTTTGACTGCTTCACCAGGAACAGGAGACTCTGGTTTCATTGTGGTAGAAACCAACTATCGTGTGTACGCTTACACAA ACTCTGAGCTGCAGATCGCTCTGGTTGCTCTCTTCAGCGAGATGCTGTATCGGTTTCCTAACGTGGTTGTGGCACAGATCACCAGAGAGTCTGTACAGCAGGCTATTGCTAACGGCATCACAGCACAGCAG ATCATCCACTTCATGAGGACCAGGGCACATCCTGTTATGCTCAAACAG ACTCCGGTACTTCCTCCAACCAtcacagatcagatcagattgtGGGAACTTGAAAGAGATCGGCTGCAGTTTACAGAAG GCGTATTGTACAACCAGTTCTTGTCACAGGCTGATTTTGAGGTTCTGCGGGATAGAGCTCAG GGATTGGGAGTGCTAGTGTGGCAGAACCCACAGCACAGGGTCATGGTGGTGACGCCACATGGACACAGCGAGGTTAAGAGGTTCTGGAAGAGACAGAAGAGTCACACGTAG
- the polr1h gene encoding DNA-directed RNA polymerase I subunit RPA12 isoform X2: protein MSCFKGDINFCPECGNILPIPGVHDFITCPRCAFSIPVRELSGHVIKSSVVFNSLEKSSFAVDNEEDSELKGPVVDRRCSRCNKEGMVYHTRQMRSADEGQTVFFTCIHCRYQEKEDS, encoded by the exons ATGTCGTGTTTCAAGGGGGATATAAACTTTTGCCCGGAGTGTGGTAATATCCTTCCTATCCCTGGAGTTCATGATTTCATTACCTGTCCTCGATGCGCCTTCAGCATCCCTGTCCGAG AACTTTCAGGACATGTGATCAAGTCATCGGTGGTGTTTAATTCGTTAGAGAAGAGTTCATTTGCTGTCGATAACGAAGAAGACTCCGAGCTAAAAGGCCCAGTG GTTGACAGGAGGTGTTCACGCTGCAATAAAGAAGGAATGGTTTACCACACGAGACAAATGAGATCTGCTGATGAAGGCCAGACAGTGTTTTTCACATGCATCCACTGCAG ATACCAAGAAAAGGAGGATTCATGA
- the polr1h gene encoding DNA-directed RNA polymerase I subunit RPA12 isoform X1 — protein MTSGRGGVEVQDGIGGKGEGAGMSCFKGDINFCPECGNILPIPGVHDFITCPRCAFSIPVRELSGHVIKSSVVFNSLEKSSFAVDNEEDSELKGPVVDRRCSRCNKEGMVYHTRQMRSADEGQTVFFTCIHCRYQEKEDS, from the exons CGGGATCGGGGGAAAGGGGGAAGGAGCAG GAATGTCGTGTTTCAAGGGGGATATAAACTTTTGCCCGGAGTGTGGTAATATCCTTCCTATCCCTGGAGTTCATGATTTCATTACCTGTCCTCGATGCGCCTTCAGCATCCCTGTCCGAG AACTTTCAGGACATGTGATCAAGTCATCGGTGGTGTTTAATTCGTTAGAGAAGAGTTCATTTGCTGTCGATAACGAAGAAGACTCCGAGCTAAAAGGCCCAGTG GTTGACAGGAGGTGTTCACGCTGCAATAAAGAAGGAATGGTTTACCACACGAGACAAATGAGATCTGCTGATGAAGGCCAGACAGTGTTTTTCACATGCATCCACTGCAG ATACCAAGAAAAGGAGGATTCATGA